DNA sequence from the Manis javanica isolate MJ-LG chromosome 15, MJ_LKY, whole genome shotgun sequence genome:
TAGAAACCTGTTTAACCGAGAATTTTCCAAACTCACTTGACCACAATAACCTTTCTCACCTATCACTCTAAACACTCAAAAACATTACCTTGTTTTTGTGCATTGAGCATGGGCGACATGCGCAGCCCTACTGATTCAGAGGACAAGGAGCTCAGCCCTGGTGCAGAGACCTGAGGCTTTCCTGTGACCTCTGCCCCGCGCCCCCAGGGGAAGTAGAGATGAGAAGGAACCATCCTGCTGTTAACCGCAGTGATGGAGCTGTCGGCTCTCTGCCCTGAGAGGGCCCAgcagcagccagtgggcagaggggccctgggcagggtgAGGTCTGAGCCATGACTGGCTGGAGCGAAGCCACCTGCCGGAACTCAACAGAGAAAGAGACGCCCAGGGGAACCAGTGAGCACAGTGGAAGGCTGGTGGGTTAGTCATCTGGCACCAGCGGGTGGGTGTGCCAGTGAGACTTCCGAGAAACCGTGGGGAGCGTGGGAGCCATGGGCGGGGGTAGTTATTAGGCACCAAGAGGGCCGGATTAAGTGTTATGATCTACCCGCCAGTCCGTGGAGGCCGCTCAGGGCACTGattcctcctctctccctgccccgtGCGGGGCTgggtgagtgagtgtgagtgtgagctTGAGGAGCTGGAATCTTCGGAGAAGGTGGGTGTGTCCCCACCCGCCAGGATCGGGTCCTACCAGCCCAGCCCAAACAGGCAGCGGAAGCCGGCTGGGGGCAGTGGCAGAGCCACAAGGAGCTCAGGTAGGGGGGTGTCATGGGCAGGTTGAACCTTCCGGGGGATGCCAGGGGCAGCACCCCTCCTTTAGGAACAGGGGGACATGGGTGGGGATGGAAGTGAGGGTGGGCCATGGGCCCCAGGAAACCTCTCTGAATAGAGTAACAAGCTAAAAGGGGCTGCCTCCAGCAGACAGACCCGCTTGGACACTGCTGGGTGAGGAGGCAGCCAGCACGCAGGGGTAGCTAGAGGCTGGGGTACCCCATTCACCCATTCGGCCCCACTGTCATGTTGAGCCTGGGACTTCCAAGGCCACTTAGGAAGGCCTCAGTAGATGGCTTCCTACCCTTTCCCACTCTCAGATAAGGCTTAACCCCCAACCACTcagcccccaggcccaggccccttgCTGGATGACAATGAAATAATCTGGCTGAAGTCCACTAATGAGTCCACTGATGCACATGTGTTCTTGGCGTTATCTTTTCTGGCTGTCCAAGATGTATTTTACAGGGTCTTGGAGAGACACTGTCTTAACCCAGTGTGTTCATCCATGTAAGGGGATTAGACAAGATGGCCTCCAGCGTTCCAACGGCTGTAGTACGTGGCTCATGAGGGCAGCTGCCTGCTTATTACCTATGTTTATGGGGGCCTCCATGAAGGAGAGGGCCTCCCACCAGGTGTATCTGCACTCCTTTTAGGGCAAGCTGCAGCTGTAGCCCTAAGGGGAGGTGGAGGCAAGTCTTGAAGGGGAAATAGGAACTTACTCATGCCTATAAACTTCACCTCCTGGCCTATCGGAGACACCAGAGGCTGCTGCGTCATTGCCTCTCCCTGTACTGCCCCGGCGTCTACCTCAGTGACACAGAAACCTTGCATGCCTAGGCCCCCGGGGAAGCAGACAGCAGAAAGGGTGAGGGCTGCAGCCAGTGGTGCATGCCAAGTGGTATCTGACTTCAGAGCAAGGTCAGTGGGGCCAAGAGGCTCGGGAGATTCCTCGGAAGCTATGACACCATCCAGGCTCCACCAGAAGGGTGGGTGAGAGGGTCACAGCCCACCTGGAGCACAGGGCTGTGGAGGGCTGACCCCTGCCAAGCGACTTCTTTTGACTGGGACTCTATTTCCTGTTTTTCCAGCTCTGGAAAGCAGGGTGAAGGGAGATATGCAGGTGGCCAGGTGACCCGTACAACCAGGAGACTAACTGGAGCTGCAGGCCGACTGCTCTCTGCCTGTTTCCAGGAGAGAAATGCCGGGAGAGAGGAGGTCAGAATACCCCAGGAGGGAGAAACACAACTGAGGATGATGATGCAAATGCAGGAAGAGAGGCTCAGGTGGGGAAGAGTGGGGAGAGGCTGGAGCAGGAATTTGGCTGAAGGAAGCAGAGCAGGCCTGGACCAGGAAGGAGGGGGCCTGTGCCAGAGGCTCCTGTCCTTGGCAAGGAGGTGGCCCCTGAGGCGGGAGGCAGCATCCAATCACTCTGGTGACTGGTACTATCTCCACCCCACAGACCCCTCAGTCCCAGGACAAGCAATGAGCAGGATACATCTGTGTCCCCAGAGAGCTGCTTGAAAAGCCTCCATATGCATCCAGCTTCTGCTGCAGGCCCAGCACAGTTTGGAGTCATTTGGGGCATCTGAAAATACAGATATTAACAGGTCTTTATATTGGAGCCTTCTGTGGGTAAAGGTGCCTCCTTCCAAAGTTGCCTGAGGGCCTGGCCATGTGGCCTCCAGAATCTAAATGAATTTGGGGCTGTTCCAGAACCATCTTCTGGGGCAAGGAAGATGAAGGAGATCTGAGTTCCTTTCAAACTTCTGAAGGATGTGAATGAATTACTaaaaagaggagaggaagagagaacaaGGTGTTTGGTGAATgtgtgggaggggcagggggggcTGCATGGAGAGGGTGGCAGGCAGGAAGAAGCTGGACAAAGCAGAGGTgattctctcccctccctgcccccatcacTGTCCCCTCAACCCCCACCACATGGCCTGTTCCTTTCTCTGCAGCTCCCTCTGCATCATTGGTCAGAGCCAGAAGGGTGGATGCCACGGGCAGGTTGTGTGTAAGAGAGGGAGGGAATGGTCATGATCTTGACTCCTGCCTAGTCTGACTTTCATTCTCACTTCCTGCCTATGGCAGAAAATAGCCCTGCCCCTCTGGCTTATCTCAGCAAAAAGTGGTGCCCAGCCCAGCTCAGAGGGCAATGGGACAGGTCCAAGAGGCCCTGAGGACATAAGGAACCTGGGTCCAGATGTGTGCCTGGGAAGCtgaaggacagaggcccagggaggaggCAAGCAGACACGTGCACTCTGGTGCGTGAGTGGTGTGGTGGGCAGTGATGACACggggcagccccagggcctcTGTGTGTGCAGTGCTTTCTTCATCCTCCAGTATCTGGGGGCTGGGATATGTTAGTACACCTCTGCAGGGGTCTGTGCTCCCGAAGTTGTCTgattctgtctgtctgtctgcataAGAATATGGATATCCCTAGGCCAGGGGCTatgtctgcccttcctcctctgGCCCAGTTGTCTGTGCCGCAGTGCGTGCGCATTCTTGTGTGTTACTGGGGGTATATATACCTTGGCTTCTATGTTACTAGGAACCATGCATGCACATCTCTTAGCGCACCTATATCTTGCATGTACGTACACATATGTGTAGTGGTATGCTTGTCACCACATCCTTGGGGCAAGGTTAGTCAAGGTTACTGAGCCTATGTGGGCCtccatgtccctccttctccctgcTGAAATGAAACTCCAGTGTTCATTCTTTTTGGGGCAGCTGCTGTTCCTCTGctttgtacatttctcccataACTTGACCTCTTCGTCCAGGCAGGACTGTGGAGAGGGCCCAGGCCAACCCTCCCCCACACCTAAAGCCCTCCTCCCGTTTCCTATTCACCTCCtttttggcagtttctcccatctTTGCCATCTGGCCTGACACTGTGCCCATTCAGCTCCACCGACAGAAGCCCCAAGGAAGCAGGCAGATGGAGTGGGgaccagggcagggcctggcagcTCCCAGCACTCAGCTCAGGTCATTCCATGGGAGCCTGTCAGAAAGTGGTAATTTTTGACAAGTAGACTCCAGGGACGTCTTCCCTCTGGAACTGAGTCGTGAGTGCATCGCCATCAGCTCTACTAGAGGATTCCTAACTTTACCTTTAAGTAGCAGCTTACCTAATGCATTTTGGTTTGTAACTTTGTTACAGTGAAAGACCTGGGATACTTgggaaataataatttattcactcattctgtTTCTAGTATTTGTGTCCCTCCTAGTTACAAGGAGCTATTGATTCTCCAAATAATTGTTAAGAATAAGAAAgtgggagattaaagatggcggcaggAGAGAACCATATTAGTATGATGTGACTGGAGCAAAGGAGCATGGGAGGTGGGGCATGTGTCAGAAAAAGAAactggttttatttgcttttcagtatGGTTTAGCCCCTTTTTAGTAGTATTTTCATTGCTGACATGGGTATTTTGCAGAGGAAATTTTTTATTCCCTTTAACTACTCTAGAATACCTCTTGCAAGTCTTAGACTGCTGGTGGTTGTGGTTGGAGGgacaggaaacaaacaaaaaacccacaagaaAACTTGTTACAGGCAGATTTCAGGTTTGGGTCCATGTAAGAACTTCAGCAGTTCCTTTTTGAAAGAAGTCCAATGCTTTGGGATAAGTGCTCAGGGTATTTCCCTGAGATGGCATGTGGATAGCCATATCCACAGCATTATTCACGATAGCCAAAAGacagatgaatggctaaacaaaatgtgtatacatatatacaatggaatgtgttattcagccataaaaagaatgctAACTTggatacatgctacagcatgaaCTGACCTTGAAAACTTGAAGTGTCACAAAAGGACAGATACATGAATCCACTCATATGAATTTTCTaaacaggcaaattcatagagacagaaagtagaatagatgTTACAAATTCTGGAAATAGTGGTTACTATTGTGAATGTCCTTCATGTCACTGAATGGTACACTTAACGATGGctaaatggtaaattttaagtTATGTATGTTTTATCACACACACCAAAGAGAAGGCACTGGGGGTAGCTACAGAGGGGTGGCTTCTGTGGCCTTAAGGCTTTAAGGAAGGTGGGATCTTGAGACCATGTCCTGTCCTCTGGCTTCTCTCCTTCCTGGCCATCTCCTTTGTCTGCCAGCTTCTCCTGAGGACTGTGGTCTGCTTTACCCCATCCGGGAAGCTCATGAGTCAGAACCTCCTGGAAGGCACCTGGAAAGCACCCCATAGGGCCGCCCCCTGcctggcagggctgtgctggTGTGCAGTCTGCCTTGGAGAGTCCCACTATGTTATTAAaccagtttacagatgaagaaacagagttgGAGAGGTGAACAATCAGGCTGAACCCACGTCGCTCTGACCACAGACCCAGCCCTTACTGGAGCAATGGTGGACAGGACTGTACTGAACTCAGGAATTTGAACTTTATTCTTTAGATAATGGGGAGCCAGCAGAGCACCTGCTCCAGGGCAGTCGCTCCCTAGTACTTCTACCTGACATAACATCTGTTTACTTGCACTTTATTACCTGTCTCCCTTCAATGGAATGTGAAGTAGGTGGGGGCAAGGCCATCATTTTGTTCCCTGCTGTGAACATGCCTGGCACCTTCTGAAGATTCAGCAAGCATCTGTAGAAGAACGGAAGGCAGAGAGATTAGATAATAACTACAACTTCAGCACATTacatatatcatctcatttaatctaacAACCTCATGAAGCAAGGACCTCTGTCCTTTTTTCTCCCCAGGTAAGGCAAATGAGGTTCAGAAAGAGTAAGGCACTTTTCTGTGGACAAAACTAGGCAAGTTGGCATATCCAGGATTTAAGCCCAGGCAGTATAACTCTAGAGCCTGGGCATTTAACAGTGAGTTCCAGAACCCTACTGCAGAAAGCTATTTTGGCCGGATGGAAGGTTGGGAGTGAGATGTGAGGCTGAGAAAAGACTCAAGAAGCCAGCCAGTTTAGCTAGATGAACATTTGTGTCTTTGGCCCTGTCCCtgcattattttgaattctggcGTGCTCTCCTATTCCAGGTCTCCACGGCTGATGAAGCAGTGTCCAAAGGCATCGAAGTCCTGGCAGCCATCTACCTGGCAGTCACAACCCACACTCCCATGCCCTGCCTCTGCTGGCTTTGGGACTGTCTCTGGGCAGCCTCCATGCCCCAACCTGGAGAGGGCCACGATGCCAGGACCTTCCTGTGCCCCATGATGCCCCCAGCCTAGCTCCTCCTCCCTCCGGCACCATGTTGGCCAACTCCTCGGCCACCAGTTCCACCAACAGCTCTGTTCCCCCGTGCCCTGACTACCGGCCCACACACCGCCTGCACATGGTGGTCTACAGCCTGGTGCTGGCCGCAGGGCTGCCCCTCAACGCACTGGCTCTCTGGGTCTTCCTGCGCGCGCTGCGCGTGCACTCCGTTGTGAGTGTGTACATGAGCAATCTGGCGGCCAGCGACCTGCTCTTCACCCTCTCGCTGCCCGTGCGCCTCTCCTACTACGCCCTGCACCACTGGCCCTTCTCTGACTTTTTGTGCCAGACGGCAGGTGCCATCTTCCAGATGAACATGTACGGCAGCTGCATCTTCCTGGCCCTCATCAACGTGGACCGCTACGCCGCCATCGTGCACCCGCTGCGGCTGCGCCACCTGCGGCGGCCCCGCGTGGCGCGGCTGCTCTGTCTGGGCGTGTGGGCGCTCATACTGGTGTTCGCAGTGCCCACCGTGCTGGTGCACCGGCCCTCGCCCTGCGGCTACCGTGGCCTCCGGGTGCGTCTGTGCTTCGAGAGCTTCAGCGACGAGCTGTGGAAGGGCAGGCTACTGCCGCTCGTGCTGCTGGCGGAGGCGCTGGGCTTCCTGATGCCTCTGGCGGCCGTGCTCTACTCGTCGGGTCGCGTCTTCTGGACGCTGGCGCGGCCCGACGCCACGCGAAGCCAGCGGCGACGGAAGACAGTGCGCCTCCTGCTGGCCAACCTCGTCATCTTCCTGCTGTGCTTCGTGCCCTACAACTCCACGCTGGCGGTCTACGGGCTGCTGCGGGGCAACCTGGTGGTGGCCAGCAACGCCGCCCGCGACCAAGTGCGCCGGGTGCTGATGGTGATGGTCCTCTTGGCTGGCGCCAACTGCGTGCTGGACCCGCTGGTGTACTACTTTAGCGCCGAGGGCTTCCGCAACACCCTGCGCGGCCTGGGTACCCCGCTCCGGGCCAGGACCTTGGCCACGAACGGGGCTCGGAGCGCGCTGGCCGACAGGCCCTCTGCGATCACCCACAACACCAGGCCGGCTCCCGCCAGTCAGGGGCTGCTCGGGCTCTCCAGCCCTGGGAGGCTCTTCGCCCAGTGCCCGGAGGATTCGGCTCTCTGAAAGCGCAGCTCGCGCTGGGGCGCTCACGCCCACACGCACCCCTCCGCCTCTCACGCTCATAGACCTGCAGAGTGGGCACACGAGGGCGGGGAATTGGGCACTTGGACTTCTGGGTGGCACTCCAGCCCGTAATGCAGAAGAAAACGAAGCGTGGGAgcgaggggcacagggaagaaaGCGTGCTGGCGGACATAACCTTTATTTAAACTAGTGGCAATGGTGAGCACGGGGAGGACCCCTTCCAGTACGCAGGAAGTGATGCTGTGAGCCTGCCAACGCAGAGGCAGGCGACTGGGTGAAACGCCCTCGGCGGGGGCATGAAACACTGCCAAGAACTGGTAGATGGAGCAGACAGTGGGTGTCCTGGATATAGACCACAACTGTGCTAGGATGGATGCCACCCACTCTCACTGCCACCTAGGcttcccctgcccagccctgaggCATAACGCAAGAGGTTATTGAATAGGGACAGAACTGGTTTCCTTCTCTTTTAGTGACTTGTAACAACTTAGATCTGACACCCAGCACAGGATGGTTGTGGGCAGAGCAAACTGTGAGTTAgagggtttttttccctcaaagatTTGTCCCCTGTTCCCATTGCTATAGGACATTCCTTGTCAGCCCACCTCACCCTGCTTTCCAGGCCTCCTCCATTCTAGGTCCTAAACTCACTCACTCTGCCCCTGCTGCTTCATTTAGATTAAGGAGAAAATTCTTTATACTGAAGTAGCAATTCTCAAACGTATGGTCTCCAATCCTTTTACACTCTTAAAAACTGAGGATTCCAAAGAGCTTTTGCTTATGCTTTGTCCTTCCAATACTTATTAGTTAAACTAAAATGTTTTTCACCAATACACATGCCACACTCCCTTAGCTGTGAGAGCAGTAATGTCCTCCCGTTTCATGAAACCTCTGGAAAACTCCACTGTATACGTGTGAGAGAATGAGAGTGATAAGGACAAATGACATCCTAGTAGTATTAGGAAAATACCTTTGATCTCATGAACTTCCTAAAAGAGTTTGTCCCCAGATCACACTCCGAGGACCAGGCTTGTACTAAAGTATTAGAGTTTGTGTGTCACTTTTTACCAGGgcgttacatttttattttggtactgtGGGGAGTGGGCAATACTCCACAACTCAATTGTTAGTTGTAGTCATTCAGGCTTGGGGTTTCCTGGGGGCACCAGGAGCAGCTGCATATGAAATGGAACTACCTGGGGCTTCCTGGAGCTGCAGCCTGAGGTGCAGGTGGAACTAGTCACACACActcaggaggagggggtgggcttCTCCGGGGAGGGAAAGGGCACTATGCCACAGCCGGGCATGAAGAATTTACAGGGAGCAAAGAGCAGACGGGACTAGGCTGGCCGTTCTTAGCAGGCTGGGGGCAAGGGAAATGGGAGACGCTTTAAGGGCCAATACAGTTCCCTTTCCTTGGATGGAATCAGTGGCTGGGAGGGGCTGCAGAATTGGCACTTTGACATCTTGAGACCCTGACATTAGTGAAGAAGTCAT
Encoded proteins:
- the LPAR5 gene encoding lysophosphatidic acid receptor 5 → MLANSSATSSTNSSVPPCPDYRPTHRLHMVVYSLVLAAGLPLNALALWVFLRALRVHSVVSVYMSNLAASDLLFTLSLPVRLSYYALHHWPFSDFLCQTAGAIFQMNMYGSCIFLALINVDRYAAIVHPLRLRHLRRPRVARLLCLGVWALILVFAVPTVLVHRPSPCGYRGLRVRLCFESFSDELWKGRLLPLVLLAEALGFLMPLAAVLYSSGRVFWTLARPDATRSQRRRKTVRLLLANLVIFLLCFVPYNSTLAVYGLLRGNLVVASNAARDQVRRVLMVMVLLAGANCVLDPLVYYFSAEGFRNTLRGLGTPLRARTLATNGARSALADRPSAITHNTRPAPASQGLLGLSSPGRLFAQCPEDSAL